AAGTCTTTGTGGATGGCGCTTCTAGGGGGAATCCGGGGCCAGCTGGGATAGGCTTCGTTATCATTGACTCTGGCGGGAGAATCCTAGAGAGGAGGGGGCGCTACGTGGGGGTTGCCACGAACAACCAGGCGGAGTACCTTGCACTCATAGAGGCGTTGGAAGCCTGCATAAAAGCTGGTGCCAGCCGTGTTGAGGTTTTCTCCGACTCAGAGTTACTCGTGAAGCAAATGAAAGGTGAATATCGCGTCAGAAATCCACATCTCATAGCGCTTCATCGTAAGGCGAGGGAGCTCGAGAAGCTCTTCAACGACGTAACATACCATCACATTCCACGGGAAGCCAACCTTCAAGCGGACAAGCTGGCTAACGAAGCGATAGACCGGGGGGCATTGGAATTCCGAAAAAGTAATATGGGATAACGCGTCTTTACTTATTTTTCAGCATATGGGAGGGTGGTTTATGGGGAGGTACGTCATCCTTTCGAGGCTAACGGACGAAGGGGCAAAAACTGTCAAGGACAATCCTGAAAGAATCAAGGAGGTTAACAAGGAGCTTGAAAAGATGGGCGTTAAGGTTCTAGAGCAGTACGTCGTCCTAGGACCATACGACTTCGTGAACATAGTTGAGGCACCCGACGCGCTCACGGTGGCTAAGGCTATGACGGAGCTGTCCTCGAGGGGAACTGTGAGAACGATGAGCATGCCCGCGATCCCCGTAGACGAGTACATTAAAAGTCTCAAGAAGTAGTTGTCAGCTGCCGTACACTTCTTTCAACAATCCTCCTTTTTCATTTCAGAGCATTAAAATATTTGCGATAGAATTTTAGCATGGCAGTCTCCTTGTTTTCAGCTGGGAGGATGGCGGCTTGCTGAACCTTGAGAAAATAATCAGTTTAATAGTGGAACAGAGGGGCATTCCAAGAGAGGAGGTTTTCAAGCTAATTGACAGGAAGAAAGAGGAGATGAAGGGGCTCGTCACGGACGAAGGCGCGGCGTTGCTTGTAGCCATAGATTTAGGTGTCGACGTCCGGGAAGGGTTGTTTGAAGGAAGGACTTTCATAGGCGAGCTTAGCGACAGAATGGAAGTGGTCCCAGTTGTGGAGGGCAGAGTTAAATCCATTCTAGGGGTTAAAAGGTTTGAAAGAACGGAGGGTAAAGAGGGGACTATGGCGAGCCTCGTCATAGCTGACAGGACTGGCGAGGTTAGACTGGTGCTCTGGGGGGATAACAGCAGGCTTGTTGAGAAGGGGCTGTTGCACAAGGGAGACATAGTTAGGGTGGTCAAGGGGTATGTTCGGAGAGGAATTTTCGGCGACATAGAACTCCACGTGGGGAAGCTAGGCCGTATCGTAGTTAACCCGCCGGACGTCAACGTTGAAGACTTTCCCGAAGTGGTCGAGGAAGCCATTCCATTAAGCCGGCTTGAGCCCGGAATGCCCGACGTGACTGTAGAGGGAGAGGTCATCGAAGTCGGACCCGCAACGGTGTTTGAAAGGCCTGACGGATCGAAGGGGAAAATGATGGCTGCAATGATAGCTGACGAAGAGCGGTCTGTGAGGGTGGTTTTCTGGGACGAGCAAGCCATTAAAGCCGCGCAGCTTAGGGTCGGAGACAGGATACGCGTGGTCAGCGGTTATACTCGCGAAGGGATAAGAGGCGGAGTCGAGGTACACGTCAGCAGAGCTGGCAGAGTAGAGATAGTCTCGAAGGGCGATAAGTATACTGGAGAGTACACACCCCTCTCCCAGTTGCGCCCCGGAATGTCCTCCGTCAACGTTGTCGCCAGAGTTGTGGCTAAAACGCCAGTGAGGACTTTCACGCGTCCACAGGATGGGAAGGCGGGAGTCGTTGCAGATCTGTATCTCACTGATGGAACAGGATGGGTGCGCATAAGCCTGTGGGATAACCACGTGAACCTTTTGCCAAAAATAAATGTCGGCGACCTGATAAAAGTGAAGAACGCCTACACGCGGGAGGACGTGTTCGGCCTTAACTTAAACGCCGGACGAAGGGCTGTAATCGAAGTTAATCCCGTCGACACTCCTAAAGACCTCCTCCCACCTTTGAAAGAGTACAGGGTCAAACTGGGAGAGCTTAAG
This window of the Candidatus Jordarchaeales archaeon genome carries:
- a CDS encoding ribonuclease HI family protein, coding for MMVKVFVDGASRGNPGPAGIGFVIIDSGGRILERRGRYVGVATNNQAEYLALIEALEACIKAGASRVEVFSDSELLVKQMKGEYRVRNPHLIALHRKARELEKLFNDVTYHHIPREANLQADKLANEAIDRGALEFRKSNMG
- a CDS encoding DUF2240 family protein — protein: MLNLEKIISLIVEQRGIPREEVFKLIDRKKEEMKGLVTDEGAALLVAIDLGVDVREGLFEGRTFIGELSDRMEVVPVVEGRVKSILGVKRFERTEGKEGTMASLVIADRTGEVRLVLWGDNSRLVEKGLLHKGDIVRVVKGYVRRGIFGDIELHVGKLGRIVVNPPDVNVEDFPEVVEEAIPLSRLEPGMPDVTVEGEVIEVGPATVFERPDGSKGKMMAAMIADEERSVRVVFWDEQAIKAAQLRVGDRIRVVSGYTREGIRGGVEVHVSRAGRVEIVSKGDKYTGEYTPLSQLRPGMSSVNVVARVVAKTPVRTFTRPQDGKAGVVADLYLTDGTGWVRISLWDNHVNLLPKINVGDLIKVKNAYTREDVFGLNLNAGRRAVIEVNPVDTPKDLLPPLKEYRVKLGELKPYMANISLEATVKSIGEVKSFQRQDGTFSKMVTLILEDETGRAPAVAWGEAVAKLENIPLNSKIKIKGCYTKINAKGETEIHIGEGTAIETKTADS
- a CDS encoding GYD domain-containing protein produces the protein MGRYVILSRLTDEGAKTVKDNPERIKEVNKELEKMGVKVLEQYVVLGPYDFVNIVEAPDALTVAKAMTELSSRGTVRTMSMPAIPVDEYIKSLKK